A part of Neovison vison isolate M4711 chromosome 8, ASM_NN_V1, whole genome shotgun sequence genomic DNA contains:
- the WBP1 gene encoding WW domain-binding protein 1 isoform X1 yields the protein MAQASSGNGSEEAWGALRVPQQQSPAASSLEGAIWRRAGTQTRALDAILYHPQQSHLLRELCPGVNNQPYLCESGHCCGETGCCTYYYELWWFWLLWTVLILFSCCCAFRHRRAKLRLQQQQRQREINLLAYHGACHGAGPVPTGSLLDLRLLSTFKPPAYEDVVHRPGTPPPPYTAASGCPLTASSDRTCCSSASSCPAHCEGTNVEGVSSHQSAPPHQEGELGAGVSPAPTPPSCRYRRLTGDSGIELCPCSDSSEGKPVKEARASATPPDLEDSCVLPLDPVPQVSPVGLASSEGDIP from the exons ATGGCTCAGGCCAGCAGCGGGAACGGCAGCGAGGAGGCCTGGGGGGCACTTCGCGTGCCGCAACAGCAG AGTCCGGCAGCGTCTTCTCTTGAGGGAGCAATTTGGAGAAGAGCTGGAACCCAGACTCGCGCCCTGGATGCCATCCTTTATCATCCACAGCAATCCCATCTG CTTCGAGAGctctgcccaggagtgaacaACCAGCCCTACCTCTGTGAGAGTGGTCACTGCTGCGGGGAGACGGGCTGCTGCACCTACTACTATGAGCTCTGGT GGTTCTGGCTGCTCTGGACTGTCCTCATCCTCTTTAGCTGTTGTTGCGCCTTCCGTCATCGACGAGCTAAACTCCGGCTGCAGCAACAGCAGCGACAGCGCGAGATCAACTTGTTGGCCTACCACGGGGCATGCCATGGGGCTGGCCCTGTCCCTACCGGTTCACTGCTTGACCTTC GCCTCCTCAGCACCTTCAAACCCCCTGCCTATGAGGATGTGGTTCACCGCCCCGGCACACCGCCGCCTCCTTACACTGCAGCCTCAGGTTGCCCCTTGACTGCTTCCAGTGACCGCACCTGCTGTTCCTCTGCTTCTAGCTGCCCTGCCCACTGCGAGGGAACAAATGTGGAAGGTGTTTCCTCCCACCAGAGCGCACCCCCTCATCAGGAGGGTGAGCTTGGGGCTGGGGTgagccctgcccccacacccccttcTTGCCGCTATCGCCGCCTGACTGGTGACTCAGGTATTGAGCTCTGCCCTTGTTCTGACTCCAGTGAGGGCAAGCCAGTCAAGGAGGCTAGGGCTAGTGCCACCCCACCAGATCTGGAGGACTCTTGTGTGCTGCCCCTCGATCCTGTACCCCAGGTCTCTCCTGTGGGGCTAGCTTCCAGTGAAGGGGACATCCCATAA
- the WBP1 gene encoding WW domain-binding protein 1 isoform X2, whose translation MAQASSGNGSEEAWGALRVPQQQLRELCPGVNNQPYLCESGHCCGETGCCTYYYELWWFWLLWTVLILFSCCCAFRHRRAKLRLQQQQRQREINLLAYHGACHGAGPVPTGSLLDLRLLSTFKPPAYEDVVHRPGTPPPPYTAASGCPLTASSDRTCCSSASSCPAHCEGTNVEGVSSHQSAPPHQEGELGAGVSPAPTPPSCRYRRLTGDSGIELCPCSDSSEGKPVKEARASATPPDLEDSCVLPLDPVPQVSPVGLASSEGDIP comes from the exons ATGGCTCAGGCCAGCAGCGGGAACGGCAGCGAGGAGGCCTGGGGGGCACTTCGCGTGCCGCAACAGCAG CTTCGAGAGctctgcccaggagtgaacaACCAGCCCTACCTCTGTGAGAGTGGTCACTGCTGCGGGGAGACGGGCTGCTGCACCTACTACTATGAGCTCTGGT GGTTCTGGCTGCTCTGGACTGTCCTCATCCTCTTTAGCTGTTGTTGCGCCTTCCGTCATCGACGAGCTAAACTCCGGCTGCAGCAACAGCAGCGACAGCGCGAGATCAACTTGTTGGCCTACCACGGGGCATGCCATGGGGCTGGCCCTGTCCCTACCGGTTCACTGCTTGACCTTC GCCTCCTCAGCACCTTCAAACCCCCTGCCTATGAGGATGTGGTTCACCGCCCCGGCACACCGCCGCCTCCTTACACTGCAGCCTCAGGTTGCCCCTTGACTGCTTCCAGTGACCGCACCTGCTGTTCCTCTGCTTCTAGCTGCCCTGCCCACTGCGAGGGAACAAATGTGGAAGGTGTTTCCTCCCACCAGAGCGCACCCCCTCATCAGGAGGGTGAGCTTGGGGCTGGGGTgagccctgcccccacacccccttcTTGCCGCTATCGCCGCCTGACTGGTGACTCAGGTATTGAGCTCTGCCCTTGTTCTGACTCCAGTGAGGGCAAGCCAGTCAAGGAGGCTAGGGCTAGTGCCACCCCACCAGATCTGGAGGACTCTTGTGTGCTGCCCCTCGATCCTGTACCCCAGGTCTCTCCTGTGGGGCTAGCTTCCAGTGAAGGGGACATCCCATAA
- the MOGS gene encoding mannosyl-oligosaccharide glucosidase: protein MARGERRRRGAAADGTRTTERAVRGGPARRGGEARGSAWRAALGVMVLSLALGLSGCWLLAWHRARRAVTLHSAPPALPPDSSSPAVAPDLFWGTYRPHVYFGMKTRSPKPLLTGLMWAQQGATPGTPKLRHTCEQGDGVGPYGWEFHDGLSFGRQHIHDGALRLTTEFVKRPGGQHGGDWSWRVTVESQTSGISALPLVSLFFYVVTDGKEVLVPEVGAKGQLKFISGHSSELGDFRLTLMAPTNPGDTVPKYGSYNVFWSSNPGLALLTEMVKSRLNSWFQHRPPGASPERYLGLPGSLKWEDRGPSGQGQGQGQFLIQQVTLKVPFSVELVFESGSARAGGSQPLEQLAGSLLTQALESHVEAFREHFEKTFQLKKKGLSPEEQALGQAALSGLLGGIGYFYGQGLVLADMGVEGSEQKVDPALFPPVPLFTAVPSRSFFPRGFLWDEGFHQLVVQRWDPRLTREVLGHWLGLLNADGWIGREQVLGDEARARVPPEFLVQRAAHANPPTLLLPVAHMLKGGDPADFAFLRRAFPRLHAWFSWLHKSQAGPVPLSYRWRGRDPALPTLLNPKTLPSGLDDYPRASHPSASERHLDLRCWVALGARVLVQLAEQLGEAEAAAELGPLAASLEAEESLDELHWAAELGVFADFGNHTRAVHLKPRPPQGLVRVVGRPHPRLQYVDALGYVSLFPMLLRLLDPNSPRLGPLLDILADSRHLWSPFGLRSLAASSPFYGQHNSEHDPPYWRGAVWLNVNYLALGALYHYGHLEGPHQARAAKLHSELRDNVVGNVWRQYQTTGFLWEQYSDRDGRGMGCRPFQGWTSLVLLAMAEDY, encoded by the exons ATGGCTCGGGGCGAGCGGCGGCGTCGCGGAGCGGCGGCCGACGGAACGCGGACAACTGAAAGGGCGGTTCGGGGCGGCCCGGCACGACGGGGCGGCGAGGCCCGTGGCTCTGCCTGGAGAGCGGCTCTGGGCGTCATGGTCCTGTCTCTGGCCCTGGGCCTGTCAGGATGCTGGCTGTTGGCCTGGCATCGTGCGCGGCGGGCGGTCACACTGCACTCCGCGCCCCCGGCACTGCCTCCTGATTCTTCCAGCCCCGCCGTGGCCCCGGACCTCTTCTGGGGCACCTACCGCCCTCACGTCTACTTCGGCATGAAGACCCGCAGCCCGAAGCCCCTTCTCACCG GACTGATGTGGGCTCAGCAAGGCGCCACCCCAGGGACCCCTAAGCTCAGGCACACGTGTGAACAGGGGGACGGCGTGGGTCCCTATGGCTGGGAGTTCCACGACGGTCTCTCCTTCGGGCGGCAGCACATCCACGATGGGGCCTTAAGGCTCACCACTGAGTTCGTCAAGAGGCCTGGGGGTCAGCACGGAGGGGACTGGAGCTGGAGAGTGACTGTAGAGTCTCAG ACCTCAGGTATCTCTGCCCTCCCTTTGGTGTCCCTGTTCTTCtatgtggtgacagatggcaagGAAGTCCTAGTGCCAGAGGTTGGGGCCAAGGGGCAGTTGAAATTCATCAGTGGTCACTCCAGTGAACTTGGTGACTTCCGCCTTACACTTATGGCACCAACCAATCCAGGGGACACTGTCCCCAAGTATGGCAG CTACAATGTCTTCTGGTCCTCCAACCCTGGACTTGCATTGCTGACAGAGATGGTGAAGAGCCGGCTAAACAGCTGGTTCCAGCACCGGCCACCAGGGGCTTCCCCTGAACGCTACCTCGGCTTGCCAGGATCTTTGAAGTGGGAGGACAGAGGCCCAAGTGGGCAAGGACAGGGACAAGGGCAATTCTTGATACAACAGGTGACACTGAAAGTCCCCTTTTCTGTGGAGTTGGTGTTTGAATCAGGCAGTGCCCGGGCAGGAGGAAGCCAACCCCTGGAGCAGCTGGCAGGCAGCCTGCTGACCCAAGCCCTGGAGAGCCATGTTGAAGCCTTTAGAGAGCACTTTGAGAAAACTTTTCAGCTGAAGAAGAAGGGCCTGAGTCCTGAGGAGCAGGCTTTGGGTCAGGCTGCCCTCAGTGGCCTCCTCGGTGGGATTGGCTACTTCTATGGACAGGGTCTAGTGTTGGCAGACATGGGGGTTGAGGGGTCTGAACAGAAGGTGGACCCAGCTCTCTTTCCACCTGTTCCTCTTTTCACAGCAGTGCCCTCCCGGTCATTTTTCCCACGAGGTTTCCTTTGGGATGAGGGCTTTCACCAGCTGGTGGTCCAGCGGTGGGATCCCCGCCTTACTCGGGAAGTCCTAGGTCACTGGCTGGGACTGCTCAATGCTGATGGCTGGATTGGACGGGAGCAGGTGCTGGGGGATGAGGCCCGAGCCCGGGTGCCTCCAGAATTCCTGGTCCAAAGGGCAGCCCACGCCAATCCCCCAACCCTGCTTTTGCCTGTAGCCCACATGCTAAAGGGTGGTGACCCTGCTGACTTTGCCTTCCTCCGCAGGGCCTTCCCCCGTCTGCATGCCTGGTTCTCCTGGCTCCATAAGAGCCAGGCAGGGCCAGTGCCGCTATCTTATCGGTGGCGGGGCCGGGACCCTGCCTTGCCAACCCTGTTGAACCCTAAGACGCTACCTTCTGGGCTGGATGACTATCCCCGGGCTTCACACCCTTCAGCCAGTGAGCGGCACTTGGACCTGCGGTGCTGGGTGGCCCTGGGGGCCCGTGTGCTGGTGCAGCTGGCAGAGCAGCTAGGAGAGGCTGAGGCAGCTGCAGAGCTGGGCCCACTGGCTGCATCACTGGAGGCAGAAGAGAGCCTGGATGAGCTGCACTGGGCCGCAGAGCTAGGAGTCTTTGCAGACTTTGGGAACCACACAAGAGCAGTGCACCTGAAGCCTCGGCCCCCACAGGGGCTGGTGCGGGTAGTGGGTCGGCCCCACCCTCGTTTACAGTATGTGGATGCCTTGGGCTATGTCAGTCTTTTTCCCATGCTTCTGCGGCTGCTGGACCCCAACTCCCCCCGCCTTGGGCCCCTGCTGGATATTCTAGCTGACAGCCGCCATCTCTGGAGCCCCTTTGGTTTACGCTCTCTTGCAGCCTCCAGCCCCTTTTATGGCCAGCACAATTCAGAGCATGATCCTCCCTACTGGCGGGGTGCTGTGTGGCTCAATGTCAACTACCTGGCCTTAGGGGCTCTCTACCACTATGGTCATCTGGAGGGTCCCCACCAGGCCCGGGCTGCCAAGCTCCACAGTGAGCTCCGTGACAATGTGGTGGGCAATGTGTGGCGGCAGTATCAGACGACAGGTTTCCTTTGGGAGCAGTACAGTGACCGGGATGGGCGGGGCATGGGCTGCCGCCCTTTCCAGGGCTGGACCAGCCTTGTCCTACTGGCCATGGCTGAAGACTACTAA
- the MRPL53 gene encoding 39S ribosomal protein L53, mitochondrial — protein sequence MAASLARLGLRSVKQVRVQFCPFEKNVESTRTFLQAVSSEKVRSTNLNCSVIADVRHDGSEPCVDVLFGDGHRLIMRGAHLTAQEMLTAFASHIQARATAGSEDKAGASTGR from the exons ATGGCGGCGTCTTTGGCTCGGCTCGGCCTCCGGTCAGTGAAGCAGGTTCGCGTTCAGTTCTGCCCCTTCGAGAAGAATGTGGAGTCCACGAG GACCTTCCTCCAGGCGGTGAGCAGCGAGAAGGTCCGTTCCACCAACCTCAACTGCTCGGTGATTGCGGACGTGAGGCACGACGGCTCCGAGCCCTGCGTGGACGTGCTGTTCG GAGACGGGCATCGCCTGATTATGCGCGGCGCTCACCTCACCGCCCAGGAAATGCTCACAGCCTTTGCCTCCCACATCCAGGCCAGGGCTACGGCGGGGAGCGAGGACAAGGCCGGCGCGAGTACTGGGCGCTGA